From Haloglomus litoreum, the proteins below share one genomic window:
- a CDS encoding PstS family phosphate ABC transporter substrate-binding protein, with product MPEDDRFDGATRRKFILGSGAAALTMAAGCTGDGGDGGGGDGGDGGDGGSGPITPLTADGSSTVYPITSDGGSVWNSNPPADDKEYWGPGQYGIDTDKPMADYWAGLYGFEPREGAPPFTTSVGLSHSGTGVSKVSKGQVDIGQSSAPVEAELPERDSYDDFIDHVVGVDGQPIVVSREIYDAGVTKLTGDQVAAIYKGEIESWQEIDSYDGPDKEIQALGRAEGSGTDTAFRLNLLGDPDAPMPGTDGRYGQNQQLQTAVADSDNAIAYIALAFVQPDGEVPPIALELDGTTYELGKNLGAKGYPLSRDLHCYTWQGTDEKESAFIRMILSEYGQKNFVEPNNYFKLPPSRREEERKKLAETTN from the coding sequence ATGCCAGAAGACGACCGCTTCGACGGCGCGACACGACGAAAGTTCATCCTGGGCTCCGGCGCGGCGGCCCTCACGATGGCCGCCGGTTGTACGGGTGACGGTGGCGACGGTGGCGGCGGCGACGGCGGCGACGGTGGCGACGGTGGGAGTGGTCCCATCACCCCGCTCACCGCCGACGGTTCCTCGACCGTCTACCCGATCACGTCCGACGGGGGGTCGGTGTGGAACTCCAACCCGCCCGCGGACGACAAGGAGTACTGGGGTCCGGGCCAGTACGGGATCGACACGGACAAGCCGATGGCAGACTACTGGGCGGGCCTCTACGGCTTCGAGCCCCGAGAGGGTGCCCCGCCGTTCACCACGAGCGTCGGCCTCTCCCACTCCGGAACCGGCGTCTCGAAGGTCTCGAAGGGCCAGGTCGACATCGGTCAGTCCTCGGCCCCCGTCGAGGCCGAGCTGCCCGAGCGCGACTCCTACGACGACTTCATCGACCACGTCGTGGGCGTCGACGGCCAGCCGATCGTCGTCTCGCGGGAGATCTACGACGCCGGCGTCACGAAGCTGACCGGCGACCAGGTCGCCGCGATCTACAAGGGCGAGATCGAGAGCTGGCAGGAGATCGACAGCTACGACGGCCCGGACAAGGAGATCCAGGCGCTCGGCCGCGCCGAGGGCTCCGGGACGGACACCGCCTTCCGCCTCAACCTGCTCGGTGACCCGGACGCGCCGATGCCCGGGACGGACGGCCGCTACGGGCAGAACCAGCAGCTCCAGACCGCCGTCGCGGACTCCGACAACGCCATCGCCTACATCGCGCTGGCGTTCGTCCAGCCCGACGGTGAGGTCCCGCCCATCGCGCTGGAACTGGACGGCACGACCTACGAGCTGGGCAAGAACCTCGGCGCGAAGGGGTACCCGCTCTCGCGTGACCTCCACTGCTACACGTGGCAGGGCACGGACGAGAAGGAGTCGGCCTTCATCCGGATGATCCTGAGCGAGTACGGGCAGAAGAACTTCGTCGAGCCGAACAACTACTTCAAGCTCCCGCCGAGCCGCCGCGAGGAGGAGCGCAAGAAGCTGGCCGAGACGACGAACTGA
- a CDS encoding phosphate uptake regulator PhoU: METRKVQVTGGSTFTVSLPKDWATENGVSGGSVVEFHPEDDALLLTPRREEEKVEGTLDISGLEERDLMRAVVTMYVSGFDIITLESSRVTAAQRRTIRDAVQSLVGLEVIGETSERVRLQDLLDSSELSLHNAITRMRLVSVTMLADSVAALVENDDDLAADVVQRDDDVDRLWSMVSRVFRSVLRDPAAAADVGLDRETCFDYHSSARQLERVADHATKIATHAQELDAVPEDAAGALEDLHVAAEEVIETAMDALLEDDSEEATRMANDARRQIEAIDEQAREVDALIREMDPQQAQLLGLVVDSLTRAADYGGNIAETALQKAAPKP, encoded by the coding sequence ATGGAGACGCGCAAGGTGCAGGTGACGGGCGGCTCGACGTTCACCGTCTCGCTCCCGAAGGACTGGGCGACCGAGAACGGGGTCAGCGGCGGGAGCGTCGTGGAGTTCCATCCCGAGGACGACGCGCTCCTCCTCACGCCGCGCCGGGAGGAGGAGAAGGTCGAGGGCACGCTGGACATCAGCGGGCTCGAGGAGCGGGACCTCATGCGCGCGGTCGTGACGATGTACGTCAGCGGGTTCGACATCATCACGCTGGAGTCCTCGCGCGTGACCGCGGCCCAGCGCCGCACCATCCGCGACGCCGTCCAGTCGCTGGTGGGACTGGAGGTCATCGGCGAGACCTCCGAGCGCGTGCGGCTGCAGGACCTGCTCGACTCCTCGGAGCTGTCGCTGCACAACGCCATCACCCGGATGCGGCTCGTCTCCGTGACGATGCTGGCCGACAGCGTGGCCGCGCTCGTCGAGAACGACGACGACCTCGCGGCCGACGTGGTCCAGCGCGACGACGACGTCGACCGGCTCTGGTCGATGGTCTCGCGCGTGTTCCGCTCCGTGCTGCGCGACCCCGCCGCCGCGGCCGACGTGGGACTGGACCGGGAGACCTGCTTCGACTACCACTCATCCGCCCGCCAGCTCGAGCGTGTCGCCGACCACGCCACCAAGATCGCCACGCACGCCCAGGAACTCGACGCGGTGCCCGAGGACGCCGCGGGGGCCCTGGAGGACCTCCACGTCGCCGCGGAGGAGGTCATCGAGACGGCGATGGACGCGCTGCTCGAGGACGACTCCGAGGAGGCCACCCGCATGGCCAACGACGCCCGGCGCCAGATCGAGGCCATCGACGAGCAGGCCCGCGAGGTGGACGCGCTCATCCGCGAGATGGACCCCCAGCAGGCCCAGCTGCTCGGGCTGGTCGTCGACTCGCTCACGCGGGCCGCCGACTACGGTGGGAACATCGCCGAGACCGCCCTCCAGAAGGCCGCCCCGAAACCGTAG
- a CDS encoding winged helix-turn-helix transcriptional regulator, producing the protein MSEESVDEEKRATLRRFAAVGAGGPLARLAGSDSQDDETTSEVPAAIRGYLATTPGAHFSKLRDDLRLGTGEAQYHLRRLVERGAITSWKDGDYRRYAPASRFSDFERRALGFLRRDTARGLVVELLRDPDATGTELADRLGVSAPTVSKYAAELADAGLLDRSDGYTLTRPETTLLLLVRYADSFGDDAVALAADADELVEYSG; encoded by the coding sequence ATGAGCGAGGAGTCGGTCGACGAGGAGAAACGAGCCACCCTCCGCCGGTTCGCCGCGGTCGGCGCCGGCGGCCCACTGGCTCGACTCGCCGGCTCCGACTCGCAGGACGACGAGACCACCAGCGAGGTGCCCGCCGCCATCCGGGGCTACCTCGCGACGACGCCGGGCGCGCACTTCTCGAAGCTCCGCGACGACCTCCGGCTGGGCACGGGCGAGGCACAGTACCACCTCCGCCGCCTCGTCGAGCGCGGCGCAATCACCTCCTGGAAGGACGGTGACTACCGCCGCTACGCCCCGGCCAGCCGCTTCTCCGACTTCGAGCGCCGGGCCCTGGGCTTCCTCCGGCGCGACACCGCCCGGGGACTCGTCGTCGAGCTCCTGCGCGATCCGGACGCCACCGGCACCGAACTCGCCGACCGCCTCGGCGTCTCGGCCCCGACCGTCAGCAAGTACGCCGCCGAACTGGCCGACGCGGGACTGCTCGACCGCTCGGACGGGTACACGCTGACGCGCCCGGAGACGACGCTGTTGCTGCTGGTGCGCTACGCCGACTCCTTCGGCGACGACGCCGTGGCGCTCGCCGCGGACGCCGACGAACTCGTCGAGTACTCGGGATAA
- the pan2 gene encoding proteasome-activating nucleotidase Pan2, which produces MSRSPSLPDQPTLDLDPEMGPDERLAALEDHFVEVTRVHEELTSQLDAAQDRQSELREEVDKLQRENEALKTSSLYLATVEEIADDEVVLKQHGNNQEVLTDVSPRLADKLEAGDRVAINDSFAIQTVLDTEKDARAQAMQVDASPTVTYDDIGGLEEQIVEVREAVEDPLTNPEVFETVGIEPPTGVLLHGPPGTGKTMLAKAVANQTDATFIKMAGSELVQKFIGEGARLVRDLFELAEEREPAIIFIDEIDAIASKRTESKTSGDAEVQRTMMQLLSEMDGFDQRGDISIIAATNRFDMLDRAILRPGRFDRLIEVPEPNHEGRTEILRIHTREMNLSEDVDLASLAGATEGFTGAELESLSTEAGMFAIRDDRTEVRREDFDEAMEKIDHDGDELGTPIAFH; this is translated from the coding sequence ATGTCGCGTAGTCCCTCACTACCAGACCAACCCACACTCGACCTGGACCCGGAGATGGGCCCCGACGAGCGGCTGGCCGCCCTCGAGGACCACTTCGTCGAGGTCACGCGCGTCCACGAGGAGCTGACGAGCCAGCTCGACGCCGCCCAGGACCGCCAGTCCGAGCTCCGGGAGGAGGTCGACAAGCTCCAGCGGGAGAACGAGGCGCTGAAGACCTCCTCGCTGTACCTCGCCACCGTCGAGGAGATCGCCGACGACGAGGTCGTCCTGAAACAGCACGGCAACAATCAGGAGGTTCTCACGGACGTCTCTCCCCGACTCGCCGACAAGCTCGAGGCCGGCGACCGCGTCGCCATCAACGACTCCTTCGCCATCCAGACCGTCCTCGACACGGAGAAGGACGCCCGGGCGCAGGCGATGCAGGTCGACGCCTCCCCCACCGTCACGTACGACGACATCGGCGGGCTCGAAGAGCAGATCGTCGAGGTCCGCGAGGCCGTCGAGGATCCGCTCACCAACCCCGAGGTGTTCGAGACGGTCGGCATCGAGCCCCCGACCGGCGTCCTGCTCCACGGCCCGCCGGGCACGGGCAAGACGATGCTCGCCAAAGCGGTCGCCAACCAGACCGACGCCACCTTCATCAAGATGGCCGGCTCCGAGCTGGTCCAGAAGTTCATCGGTGAGGGCGCCCGCCTCGTGCGCGACCTCTTCGAACTCGCGGAGGAGCGTGAGCCCGCCATCATCTTCATCGACGAGATCGACGCCATCGCCTCGAAGCGCACGGAGTCGAAGACGTCGGGCGACGCCGAGGTCCAGCGGACGATGATGCAGCTGCTCTCGGAGATGGACGGCTTCGACCAGCGCGGTGACATCTCCATCATCGCCGCCACCAACCGCTTCGACATGCTCGACCGCGCCATCCTCCGACCCGGTCGCTTCGACCGCCTCATCGAGGTCCCCGAGCCCAACCACGAGGGGCGCACGGAGATCCTCAGGATCCACACCCGCGAGATGAACCTCTCCGAGGACGTGGACCTCGCCTCGCTCGCCGGGGCCACCGAGGGCTTCACCGGCGCCGAGCTGGAGTCGCTCTCGACGGAGGCCGGGATGTTCGCCATCCGCGACGACCGGACCGAGGTCCGCCGCGAGGACTTCGACGAGGCCATGGAGAAGATCGACCACGACGGCGACGAGCTCGGGACGCCCATCGCGTTCCATTGA
- a CDS encoding DUF7123 family protein, translating to MSATAAQGTETETEITADLNEKQQRIVDYLRREADGTAYFKSRLVGEALDMSAKEVGANMRAVKEAAPFEVEKWGYSSGTTWKVTV from the coding sequence ATGAGCGCGACGGCGGCACAGGGGACGGAGACCGAGACCGAGATCACGGCGGACCTGAACGAGAAACAGCAGCGCATCGTCGACTACCTGCGGCGCGAGGCCGACGGGACGGCGTACTTCAAGTCGCGGCTCGTCGGCGAGGCGCTGGACATGAGCGCGAAGGAGGTCGGGGCGAACATGCGCGCCGTGAAGGAGGCCGCGCCGTTCGAGGTCGAGAAGTGGGGCTACTCCTCGGGGACGACGTGGAAGGTCACGGTCTGA
- the pepF gene encoding oligoendopeptidase F, protein MSAADVPEREEVDEQYKWDLDAMFASDEEWEAAFEAVEDRLDELEAYEGRVTEDADTLAAALETREEIMREVANVSAYARMRSDEDTADQEYQALSARAQSLSADASSAASFIEPELQECTREELRDLVAENADLERYEHYFDDVLRMKPHTRSAEVEELLADLSEVTGAGGEVYNMLTNADMEFPAVEKPDGSEVRPTLSNFTTLLKNRDRDFRQRVSDTFYDEWETVRNAVGTAYKNSVKADIKLARARNYETAREASLDDANIPVEVYDNLLDTVEANLDTLHRHAELKRDVLGVDELRSWDLYTPLADGEVDLPYEEAREHVVEAVAPLGEDYQNRVAEGLDSRWVDVYETANKRSGAYSGGTYDSQPYILMNYQDDITSMYTLAHELGHSLHSELTSETQPYVYSGYEIFVAEVASTVNEALLTEHLLETVEDEQFRRHVLDEYLERFRSTLFRQTMFADFEHRTHELAEDGEAITPDVCDEVYGDLKSTYYEPMTMDDGIRREWMRIPHFYYGFYVYQYATGISAANALVDRILDEGEPAAADYREFLSKGSREYPLELLRGAGVDMASPEPVEQAIDAYGDLVAEFESLT, encoded by the coding sequence ATGAGTGCCGCGGACGTTCCGGAACGGGAGGAGGTCGACGAGCAGTACAAGTGGGACCTGGACGCCATGTTCGCCAGCGACGAGGAGTGGGAGGCGGCCTTCGAGGCGGTCGAGGACCGCCTCGACGAGCTCGAGGCCTACGAGGGCCGCGTCACGGAGGACGCCGACACCCTGGCGGCCGCCCTCGAGACCCGCGAGGAGATCATGCGCGAGGTCGCGAACGTCTCCGCGTACGCGCGGATGCGGAGCGACGAGGACACCGCCGACCAGGAGTACCAGGCCCTCTCCGCGCGGGCCCAGTCGCTCTCGGCCGACGCCTCCTCGGCGGCCTCGTTCATCGAGCCCGAACTGCAGGAGTGCACCCGTGAGGAGCTCCGCGACCTCGTCGCGGAGAACGCCGACCTCGAACGGTACGAGCACTACTTCGACGACGTGCTCCGGATGAAGCCCCACACCCGCTCGGCCGAGGTCGAGGAGCTGCTGGCGGACCTCTCCGAGGTGACGGGCGCGGGCGGCGAGGTGTACAACATGCTGACGAACGCGGACATGGAGTTCCCGGCGGTTGAGAAGCCCGACGGGAGCGAGGTCCGCCCGACGCTGTCGAACTTCACCACCCTGCTCAAGAACCGTGACCGGGACTTCCGCCAGCGGGTCAGCGACACCTTCTACGACGAGTGGGAGACGGTGCGGAACGCGGTCGGGACGGCCTACAAGAACAGCGTCAAGGCCGACATCAAGCTGGCCCGCGCCCGGAACTACGAGACCGCCCGCGAGGCGAGCCTCGACGACGCCAACATCCCGGTCGAGGTGTACGACAACCTGCTGGACACCGTCGAGGCCAACCTCGACACCCTCCACCGCCACGCCGAGCTGAAGCGTGACGTGCTCGGCGTTGACGAGCTCCGGAGCTGGGACCTCTACACCCCGCTGGCGGACGGCGAGGTCGACCTCCCGTACGAGGAGGCCCGCGAGCACGTCGTCGAGGCGGTCGCGCCGCTGGGCGAGGACTACCAGAACCGGGTCGCGGAGGGGCTGGACTCGCGCTGGGTGGACGTCTACGAGACCGCCAACAAGCGCTCCGGGGCGTACTCGGGCGGCACGTACGACAGCCAGCCGTACATCCTGATGAACTACCAGGACGACATCACCTCGATGTACACGCTGGCCCACGAGCTGGGCCACTCGCTGCACTCCGAGCTGACGAGCGAGACCCAGCCGTACGTCTACTCCGGCTACGAGATCTTCGTCGCCGAGGTGGCCTCCACGGTCAACGAGGCGCTGCTGACCGAGCACCTGCTGGAGACCGTCGAGGACGAGCAGTTCCGCCGGCACGTCCTCGACGAGTACCTCGAGCGGTTCCGCTCGACGCTGTTCCGCCAGACGATGTTCGCCGACTTCGAGCACCGGACCCACGAACTCGCCGAGGACGGCGAGGCAATCACGCCGGACGTCTGCGACGAGGTGTACGGCGACCTGAAGTCGACCTACTACGAGCCGATGACGATGGACGACGGCATCCGCCGGGAGTGGATGCGCATCCCGCACTTCTACTACGGCTTCTACGTCTACCAGTACGCCACGGGCATCTCGGCGGCGAACGCGCTCGTCGACCGCATCCTCGACGAGGGCGAGCCCGCCGCCGCCGACTACCGCGAGTTCCTCTCGAAGGGCTCGCGCGAGTACCCGCTCGAACTGCTGCGCGGCGCCGGCGTCGACATGGCCTCGCCGGAGCCGGTCGAGCAGGCCATCGACGCGTACGGCGACCTCGTCGCCGAGTTCGAGTCGCTGACCTGA
- a CDS encoding SPFH domain-containing protein, whose product MALPLFPAQAGVVGGIVTLVILAIAIVAVYKSVVIVQAYERKVWTLFGQYRGIKEPGISFIPPFVSATYAFDMRTQTLDVPRQEAITRDNSPVTADAVVYIKVMDAKKAFLEVDNYKRAVSNLAQTTLRAVLGDMELDDTLNKRGEINARIRKELDEPTDEWGVRVESVEVREVNPSQDVQQAMEQQTSAERRRRAMILEAQGERRSAIEKAEGDKQSDIIRAQGEKQSQILEAQGDAISTVLRAKSAESMGERAVIEKGMETLESIGQNESTTFVLPQELTSLVGRYGKHLTGSDVQGDGHELEALDFDEETRELLGLDDIEEILGQIEQETEMDVEQMEAEAQAIKEGEDPTDIRDPDEVIEEMDQEMGGDIDVGAGDNTGAATQERSRDVDADGDGSADGEREPEPE is encoded by the coding sequence ATGGCCCTCCCTCTGTTCCCGGCACAGGCGGGCGTCGTCGGCGGCATCGTCACGCTGGTCATCCTGGCCATCGCCATCGTCGCCGTCTACAAGTCCGTCGTCATCGTGCAGGCGTACGAGCGGAAGGTGTGGACGCTGTTCGGGCAGTACCGCGGCATCAAGGAGCCCGGCATCTCGTTCATCCCGCCGTTCGTCTCGGCCACCTACGCGTTCGATATGCGGACCCAGACGCTGGACGTGCCCCGGCAGGAGGCCATCACGCGCGACAACTCGCCCGTGACGGCCGACGCCGTCGTCTACATCAAGGTGATGGACGCCAAGAAGGCGTTCCTCGAGGTCGACAACTACAAGCGCGCCGTCTCGAACCTCGCCCAGACCACGCTGCGTGCGGTGCTGGGCGACATGGAACTGGACGACACGCTGAACAAGCGCGGCGAGATCAACGCCCGCATCCGGAAGGAACTGGACGAACCCACCGACGAGTGGGGGGTCCGCGTCGAGTCCGTCGAGGTCCGCGAGGTCAACCCCTCCCAGGACGTCCAACAGGCGATGGAGCAGCAGACCTCCGCCGAGCGCCGCCGCCGCGCCATGATCCTGGAGGCGCAGGGTGAACGGCGCTCGGCCATCGAGAAGGCCGAGGGTGACAAGCAGTCCGACATCATCCGGGCCCAGGGGGAGAAGCAGAGCCAGATCCTGGAGGCGCAGGGTGACGCCATCTCCACCGTGCTGCGCGCGAAGTCCGCCGAGTCGATGGGCGAGCGCGCGGTCATCGAGAAGGGGATGGAGACGCTCGAATCCATCGGCCAGAACGAGTCCACGACGTTCGTCCTGCCCCAGGAGCTCACCTCGCTGGTCGGGCGCTACGGCAAGCACCTGACCGGCAGCGACGTGCAGGGCGACGGCCACGAACTCGAGGCACTCGACTTCGACGAGGAGACCCGTGAGCTGCTCGGCCTCGACGACATCGAGGAGATCCTCGGCCAGATCGAGCAGGAGACGGAGATGGACGTCGAGCAGATGGAGGCCGAGGCCCAGGCCATCAAGGAGGGCGAGGACCCGACGGACATCCGCGACCCCGACGAGGTCATCGAGGAGATGGACCAGGAGATGGGCGGCGACATCGATGTCGGGGCGGGCGACAACACCGGCGCGGCGACGCAGGAACGCAGCCGCGACGTCGATGCGGACGGTGACGGCAGCGCGGACGGCGAGCGCGAACCCGAGCCGGAGTGA